GCGCACATAGGCGACCTGATCCAGCTTGCGCAGCTCAGCCATGACCGCCTCACCCACTTCCCGCGAGGGTAACTCACGTTCACCCGTGGCACGCAGGCGTTGTTTGATGCGGGTGATGCAGGCTTCGATCTCTTCGATGCTGACTGGACGCTTTTCCAGCGCCCGCTGGATACCGGCGCGCAGTTTTTCTTCGTCAAAGGGCTGGCGCGAGCCATCGGTCTTGATGACACGAGGCATCAGCAGCTCGGCGGTCTCGTAGGTGGTAAAACGCTCATGGCAGCTGATGCATTCGCGCCGCCGTCGGATCTGCTGTCCCTCGGCCACCAGCCGGGAGTCGACAACTTTGGTTTCATGGGTGCCACAAAACGGACAGTGCATGGGTTGCCTCAGCGAAAGAGCGTTTCCCCGAAGGGTCAAGGAGGGGACAGGCCCCAAACAAAAAGGGCGGCCGCAGCCGCCCCTGCTATTCTACCGGCTTACTTGTAAACCGGGAAGCGGGCACAGATTTCCTGTACCTGGTCCTTCACGCGCGCAATGGTATCGTCGTTACTGATGTCGTCGAGGACATCGCAGATCCAGTTCGCCAGCTGCGCCACTTCCTCTTCCTTGAAGCCACGACGGGTCACCGCAGGAGTACCGATACGCAGGCCAGAAGTCACGAACGGCGAACGCGGATCATTCGGAACGGAGTTCTTGTTCACGGTAATGTTGGCACGACCCAGCGCCGCGTCTGCATCCTTACCGGTGATATCCTTGTTGATCAGATCCACCAGGAACAGGTGATCTTCAGTACCGCCGGACACGATGTTGATGCCACGATCCAGGAACACCTTGGCCATGGCCTGAGCATTCTTGACGACCTGAGCCTGATAGGCTTTCCACTCCGGCTCCATCGCTTCCTTGAAGCACACGGCTTTAGCAGCGATGACATGCATCAGCGGGCCGCCCTGGGATTCCGGGAACACCGCGAAGTTCAGCTTTTTCTGCAGATCTTCGTCAGCGTTGGCGGACAGGATCAGGCCGCCACGCGGGCCGCCCAGGGTCTTGTGAGTGGTGGTGGTAACGACATCTGCGAAGGGCAGCGGCGTCGGGTATACGCCGGCAGCCACGAGGCCTGCGATGTGGGCCATATCGACGAACAGGTAAGCGCCAACTTTGTCAGCGATCTCGCGGAAACGTGCCCAGTCCACGATCTGTGAGTAGGCAGAGAAGCCGGCCACGATCATCTTCGGCTTGTTCTCAACCGCCAGACGCTCGACTTCATCGTAATCGATGGCGCCGGTTTCGGTGTTCAGACCATACTGAACCGCCTTGTAGATGCGGCCAGAGAAGGAAACGGCAGCACCGTGGGTCAGGTGACCACCATGGGCCAGACTCATGCCCAGCACGGTATCGCCCGGCTGGCACAACGCCATGTACACGGCAGCATTGGCCTGGGAGCCGGAGTGCGGCTGGACGTTGGCGTAGGTAGCGCCAAACAGCTCCTTGGCACGTTCGATCGCCAATTCTTCAACCACGTCGACGTATTCGCAACCGCCGTAGTAACGCTTGTGGGGGTAGCCTTCAGCATACTTGTTGGTCAGGACCGAGCCCTGAGCTTCCATCACACGCGGGCTGGTGTAGTTCTCGGAAGCGATCAGTTCGATGTGCTCTTCCTGACGCGTCGCTTCGGACTGCATCGCAGCGAACAGATCCGGATCAAAACTGGCGATAGACATATCTTTGCTAAACATTGCTGTCCCCTGAAATGGCAAAAGTAGCGGCAAAGTCGGCGCAGGTAGTGATGGACTGACCTGTAGCTGCCTCGAAAAAGATGCGCATTATAGTCTAAAAATCATACGGAAGGCACATGAAAAGGGGTCAGTCCATAACGCAAAAGTTTCATTCAGCTCATCTCGCCCTGCAGCAAATGGCATTCGCTTTCGGCCACAGGTAGAATCTGGCTGTTTTTTAACCCCAATCGACAGGCATATTGATGGCTCAGTACGTATTTACGATGAACCGAGTGGGCAAAGTGGTACCGCCCAAGCGTGAAATCCTCAAGGATATCTCTCTGTCCTTCTTCCCCGGCGCCAAGATCGGTGTGCTTGGCCTGAACGGTGCCGGTAAATCCACCCTGCTGCGGATCATGGCGGGTGTCGACAAGGACTACACCGGCGAAGCGCGCCCCATGCCCAACATGAAAGTGGGCTACCTGCCGCAGGAGCCGGAGCTGGACGACAGCAAGACCGTGCGCGAAGTGATCGAAGAGGCCGTGTCAGACGTGAAGAACGCACTGGCCGATCTGGATCAGGTATACGCCGCCTATGCCGATCCGGATGCGGACTTTGACGCGCTGGCCAAGAAGCAGGCCGAGCTGGAAAATCTGATCACCGCAAAGGACGGTCACAACCTGGACCAGGCACTGGAGCGCGCCGCCGATGCCATGCGCCTGCCCCCCTGGGATGCGAAAGTTGAGCACCTGTCCGGCGGTGAGCGCCGCCGTGTGGCCCTGTGCCGCCTGCTGCTGGATCATCCGGACATGCTGCTGCTGGACGAGCCGACCAACCACCTGGATGCCGAGTCGATCGCCTGGATCGAACGCTTCCTGCAGGAATACACCGGTACTGTAGTAGCAATCACCCATGACCGTTACTTCCTCGACAACGCCGCCGGCTGGATTCTGGAATTGGACCGCGGCCACGGCATCCCTTGGGAAGGCAACTACTCCAGCTGGCTGGAGCAGAAAGAAGCCCGTTTGGAGCAGGAATCCAAGTCCGAGGCCTCTCACCGCAAGGCGATGAAAGCCGAGCTGGAGTGGGTGCGTCAGGGGGCAAAAGGCCGCCAGACCAAGTCCAAGGCGCGCCTGAAAGCGTTCGAGGAGATGAACTCACGCGAGTTCCAGCAGCGCAACGAAACCCAGGAGATCTACATTCCGCCCGGGCCGCGCCTCGGTGACAAGGTGATCGAGCTGCACAACGTCACCAAGTCCTACGGCGACAAGCTGCTGTTCGAGAACCTGAACCTGGCCATCCCGCCGGGTGCCATCGTCGGTATCATCGGCCCCAACGGAGCCGGTAAGTCCACTCTGTTCCGCATGCTGACCGGGGAAGAACAGCCGGATTCCGGCGAGATCGAGATCGGCTCCACCGTGCAGCTGTCCTGTGTCAATCAGTCCCGTGAGCTGAACGGCAACAACACCGTGTTCCAGGAAATTTCCGACGGTCAGGACATCATCACCGTAGGCAACTACCAGACCCCGGCACGTGCCTACTGTGGACGCTTCAACTTCAAGGGATCTGACCAGCAGAAGTTCGTCAAGGATCTGTCCGGCGGTGAGCGTAACCGTCTGCACATGGCGAAGCTGTTGAAGGAAGGCGGCAACGTACTGCTGCTGGACGAACCGACCAACGATCTGGACATCGAAACCCTGCGTGCACTGGAAGAAGCCCTGCTGGCCTTCCCGGGCTGCGCCGTGGTGATTTCGCATGACCGCTGGTTCCTCGACCGTATCTGTACGCACATCATCGCCTATGAGGGTGACTCCAACGTGGAGTTCTTTGAAGGCAACTACAGCGAGTACGCCGAGGACTACAAACGCCGCTTCGGCAAGGACCATCAGCCGGAGCGGATCAAGTACCGCCGCATGAGCTGATTCAGGCCTGAGCAGAAAAAAGGGCCGCCGGCAGGATCTCTGTCGGCGGCCCTTTTTTGTTGTGTTTATGCGTCCTGCCGGGGTGTTGTCTCATCACCTGCCAGACAGTAACGGTCCCGCCCCGTATCCTTGGCTTTATACAACGCCTCATCAGCCCTCTGCAGTACCGCAGAGCGGTCCTCCCCCGCCAGCAAGGTGGCAATACCAATACTGGTCGTAAAGCTGACCTCTTCACCGGTCGGGACTTTCAACCGAGTCTGGTGACAGGCGTTGCGGATCTGCTCGGCCAGCTCAATCGCCTGTTGTTGATCAGTATCCGGCAACGTCAACAGGAACTCCTCGCCCCCAAAGCGCCCGGCCAGATCCGTCTTGCGCTTGGCATGATCTTTCAGAATACGGGCAAACTGTTTCAGTACGATATCACCGGCTGCATGGCCATGGTTATCGTTGAAACTCTTGAACTTGTCCAGATCGAACAGCAGCACGGTCAACGGCACGTGACTGGCATGCGCCTCTTCGATATCGCCATCAAGCTGATCCATCACCTGGCGCCGATTGGCCAGCCCGGTGAGCGGGTCACGGGTCGCCTGACGGTAGAGAATCAACAGCATGCTGAGCTGATTGACCGATGCCCAGCCCGCAATCAGCCCCAGCACGGCCAACAACCAGAGATCATTCAGCCCCGGCACCAGTCCAAATTTGCCGCTCCATAACTGGGTGACCAGCTCCACCAGCAGCACAAACGTGGCAAACCCGGCCACTTCGAACATGGTCAGCGGGAAAATTGCCAACATGGTGATAATCATGAAGGGGAAAAAGGCATACCCCGCCAGCACCTCTGAAGCAAAGCCTTGCTGTACCAGAACGGCATTGCTCCAAGTCTGGAACACCGTCAGTACCAGTACGAGCAGTAACAGTCGAATCAGTGAGACTTCAAGCCGGTAAGGATGTGAACACCAGAGCGCCAACAACAGACAACACCCACTGGCGGCGATACGTCCGTAGGCAATGGTGCTGCTGACCGCTTCCGGCAGCAGCAGCCAGTCGATCAGAATCCAGCCGCTCTGCAACACCATCAGAATCAGGGCAATGAGACGCACGCGGGTGAAGAGA
This DNA window, taken from Marinobacterium iners, encodes the following:
- the nrdR gene encoding transcriptional regulator NrdR yields the protein MHCPFCGTHETKVVDSRLVAEGQQIRRRRECISCHERFTTYETAELLMPRVIKTDGSRQPFDEEKLRAGIQRALEKRPVSIEEIEACITRIKQRLRATGERELPSREVGEAVMAELRKLDQVAYVRFASVYRSFQDINEFREEIERLSGAEHD
- the glyA gene encoding serine hydroxymethyltransferase produces the protein MFSKDMSIASFDPDLFAAMQSEATRQEEHIELIASENYTSPRVMEAQGSVLTNKYAEGYPHKRYYGGCEYVDVVEELAIERAKELFGATYANVQPHSGSQANAAVYMALCQPGDTVLGMSLAHGGHLTHGAAVSFSGRIYKAVQYGLNTETGAIDYDEVERLAVENKPKMIVAGFSAYSQIVDWARFREIADKVGAYLFVDMAHIAGLVAAGVYPTPLPFADVVTTTTHKTLGGPRGGLILSANADEDLQKKLNFAVFPESQGGPLMHVIAAKAVCFKEAMEPEWKAYQAQVVKNAQAMAKVFLDRGINIVSGGTEDHLFLVDLINKDITGKDADAALGRANITVNKNSVPNDPRSPFVTSGLRIGTPAVTRRGFKEEEVAQLANWICDVLDDISNDDTIARVKDQVQEICARFPVYK
- a CDS encoding GGDEF domain-containing protein; this encodes MNDLLRAGRHSRYFNHTRSHHLFTRVRLIALILMVLQSGWILIDWLLLPEAVSSTIAYGRIAASGCCLLLALWCSHPYRLEVSLIRLLLLVLVLTVFQTWSNAVLVQQGFASEVLAGYAFFPFMIITMLAIFPLTMFEVAGFATFVLLVELVTQLWSGKFGLVPGLNDLWLLAVLGLIAGWASVNQLSMLLILYRQATRDPLTGLANRRQVMDQLDGDIEEAHASHVPLTVLLFDLDKFKSFNDNHGHAAGDIVLKQFARILKDHAKRKTDLAGRFGGEEFLLTLPDTDQQQAIELAEQIRNACHQTRLKVPTGEEVSFTTSIGIATLLAGEDRSAVLQRADEALYKAKDTGRDRYCLAGDETTPRQDA
- the ettA gene encoding energy-dependent translational throttle protein EttA, which encodes MAQYVFTMNRVGKVVPPKREILKDISLSFFPGAKIGVLGLNGAGKSTLLRIMAGVDKDYTGEARPMPNMKVGYLPQEPELDDSKTVREVIEEAVSDVKNALADLDQVYAAYADPDADFDALAKKQAELENLITAKDGHNLDQALERAADAMRLPPWDAKVEHLSGGERRRVALCRLLLDHPDMLLLDEPTNHLDAESIAWIERFLQEYTGTVVAITHDRYFLDNAAGWILELDRGHGIPWEGNYSSWLEQKEARLEQESKSEASHRKAMKAELEWVRQGAKGRQTKSKARLKAFEEMNSREFQQRNETQEIYIPPGPRLGDKVIELHNVTKSYGDKLLFENLNLAIPPGAIVGIIGPNGAGKSTLFRMLTGEEQPDSGEIEIGSTVQLSCVNQSRELNGNNTVFQEISDGQDIITVGNYQTPARAYCGRFNFKGSDQQKFVKDLSGGERNRLHMAKLLKEGGNVLLLDEPTNDLDIETLRALEEALLAFPGCAVVISHDRWFLDRICTHIIAYEGDSNVEFFEGNYSEYAEDYKRRFGKDHQPERIKYRRMS